The following proteins are encoded in a genomic region of bacterium:
- a CDS encoding AAA family ATPase, whose translation MSYLAHYNLTHEAFTNAPDLRMFWPGAPYEAAMAKLRFAVEARRGLAVCTAPVGHGKTTIARRMFDELSGDEYVKGLLVVIHSDVTPDWLLRKIGGLLGCGNAQMDKLTLLSRIYARLRQIDEAGKTAVILVDEVQMLASRQLMEEFRGLLNIELSGRKLINFVFFGLPETEHALALDPPLRNRVALRVKLSPFDAAATAHYVAHRLVAAGGRGDLFSDAVLRRVHEVSEGTPRTINTVCDNLLLWGVLNGSRKFTVETVGQIAEDLGLVRREPLGIVERLLSEGEPGDRERADTDWDFLKAGSIDEILGFLGK comes from the coding sequence ATGAGCTATCTTGCGCACTACAACCTGACGCACGAGGCGTTCACGAACGCGCCGGATCTGCGGATGTTCTGGCCGGGGGCTCCGTACGAGGCGGCGATGGCGAAGCTGCGTTTCGCGGTGGAAGCGCGGCGCGGACTCGCGGTCTGCACGGCGCCGGTCGGGCACGGGAAGACCACCATCGCGCGGCGCATGTTCGACGAACTTTCGGGCGACGAATACGTGAAGGGGCTTCTTGTCGTTATCCACTCGGACGTCACGCCCGACTGGCTGTTGCGCAAGATCGGCGGGCTGCTCGGCTGCGGCAACGCGCAGATGGACAAACTCACGCTGCTTTCGCGGATTTACGCGCGGCTGCGTCAGATTGATGAAGCCGGAAAGACGGCCGTGATCCTCGTGGACGAGGTGCAGATGCTGGCGAGCCGGCAACTCATGGAGGAGTTTCGCGGGCTTCTCAACATCGAACTTTCCGGGCGCAAGCTCATCAACTTCGTGTTCTTCGGCCTGCCGGAAACGGAGCATGCGCTCGCGCTCGATCCGCCGCTGCGTAACCGCGTGGCGCTTCGGGTGAAGCTGTCGCCGTTCGACGCGGCGGCGACCGCACATTACGTGGCGCATCGGCTTGTCGCGGCGGGCGGAAGGGGCGATCTGTTCTCCGACGCGGTGCTGCGCCGCGTGCACGAGGTCTCCGAAGGCACGCCGCGGACGATCAACACCGTCTGCGACAACCTGTTGCTCTGGGGCGTGCTCAACGGATCAAGGAAATTTACCGTCGAGACCGTGGGGCAGATCGCCGAGGATCTCGGGCTCGTGCGCCGCGAGCCGCTTGGCATCGTGGAGCGGCTGCTTTCCGAGGGCGAGCCCGGCGACCGCGAGCGCGCGGACACGGACTGGGATTTTCTAAAGGCGGGCAGCATCGACGAGATCCTCGGGTTTCTCGGAAAATAA